The window AGCAACGATCAACTCAAATACTCTGCATCTGTTCCTCGTCCCAGATTATTTTAGATTTCGCATTTATTCATATCTGCTTTAGGcttatttgacttttatttgaTGTACTTTTCCCTGTGAAAATGGTATTGTATAATGAGCCTGTCTAGATTTTAAGagatattaaaattatagtttGACAGAAAATCTAAGTGTCTCGTTTTCAAGAAACAAGAAATTCTATTTTGCCTATAAGAAAACGGCCGAGATTGTCATTAAAATGAGATATGTACTTTGTGCGTTCGCTTGATTGATATACTCCTACGTAACAAGCTCAGCTTTTAGTGCCTGAGATAAAAACGAGGTAAATTTACTTGTTTGATGATTTCAGCACACCGTCCACTCATGGTCTGTAGGTGTTGCTGTGGCTTTAGAAGAGGTTTGTTTGTCATTAAATATACGAGCACTTGCACAGAGAATGAATCAGTCACTCGAGTACTGCTGGACGTTACAGAGCAGGAGGGGCGTGTCCTCAGGGCAGCATGACTGACAGCTCTCTGGGCCAATAGTAGGGTCGGTATGAGCTCGACGAACCAAAGACATTGACATAGCAACCATTTGCAATGATTAGAAAAAGGTTCACCCTCAAACTAATTTGACCATTTTCAATAGATTTAATTTGCCATCTAATTAAAGCTTAACTTtggttaatgcattaattacagCAGCTGGGCATCGATAGACTCTTAGCATGAGCatgttctctctgtctgtctctctgtggcCTCTTGGCATCTCCAGCAGGTTTACAGTCCAAGGCCGCCAGTGACATTTGCAGCTCTCTTTGTAGCTCTTAAAGCGCCGCAGGTTTCCATCTGCTGTCTCGCACATTCACGCTTCCCAAACATGGACAGACAAAAGACACGGAGAAGCCTAGCGCACACATGAGCCAGGCATGCAAGACTACAGACGGACTATATTATAACAGTTTGCATTGTTCTTCAACTGTTGCCTCAATAAACGATTGATAAAAAGGTTGCTTAACTTCCTTAAAAGATCACAATATGtgtctatacacacacacacacacacacacacacacaaataaaataataaaacaaactaagatTTAATATAAGATgcgatgcattaaaatacatggAAAAGCAGCAAGATTATTATGTCACAGACCAatctaattacaaaaaaacataataaaacaactaTCAAGTCTATAAATTGCTTGTTTCTATCTGCTCTAAGCTCCTTGACCCAGATAACATTCCCAGGCTGTGGAGGAGAAACATGATTCTACTGACACGATCAGAATCTAATGCCTCGAGACATCACATGCTCCCAGCACCCACTCCAAAGTTTCAGAACTGAGCCGGAGATGGAGCCAAGGGCAGGACCGTGAAGAagttatgcttttaaaatgatccCAGAGCAGTCTTGAGTTTGTGGAATGGCTACTGGTCCAGgatcagtgcaaaaaaaatcactttcgagatgttttctgtgttgtGTGTGGATTTCAGTACAATGAAGCAAAAGACATGATGTTCTCAAAGTCAACGCAAAATGGCTTCCACTgcttgttttttacttttttaaattaaagacatcatctgaaaaaaaaggcAGACCAACgttttttggcattaaaacGCACAAAGAAATGCTCAATTAGaccagaaaaatgtaaagaaatgttaacaaaaacgcCATCAGATATCAGACTATCAGAGAAAGCAATTTTCACATCCATGTTgaaacaatttaatttcaaaagcaCATGCAAGTCATACAAACTGTGcaacaaataaagataatttaTAAATCAGCACCAGACGGTCATAAATTTATAGCACGACTGGATTGTAGGAAGCAAGTCATTCTTAGATGGCTTGAGATGTGATCTTATTGAATGCTTGAGGTAAAAATAGTGTTATGTTTTGTGTGACCTCATGAGACACTGATCTATTTTGCATACCAGTCTACAGTACAAGATCCTACATCAACAGAGAGATTCAACAGAAGTTTAGAAACAGATTTGATAGAACTTCTCCTGGTTTTTGAACACAAGAAAGATTCTCTGAGGACTGAAAACTGAAGTCGCAATGGCAATAGATCAGCAGTGCCTTCAGAGAGAGTGGATACGTTCAAGGAGATTAAAAGAGGATGAAAGTCTGAGCAGCGAcactggatggatggatgagagTGAAGAAGAGGAGAGTGAAGAGAATCCAGGGAAGGAAGATGAGCGGACAGAAGAAGAGGATCCAAAGGAGCAGCAAGTAAATGCATGGGAAAATGACAAGACTGTTGATGACGATGAAGGATGTAGTGTTAGTTTTCCTTTTATGCCTGAAAATAGTGACAGTGTTTCTGCAATGTGTAATGATAAAGCCAGTGATGAAGAGAATAGTTTTCTTGTTACTAATGGTGACAACTTATTGGATGTGTTTACACATGGAGCTTGCAATGATGCTGATAAACATGATGATACAGAAGACAGTGTTAGTTTTCCCGCTGTTTCCGCGAACAGTGATGGTTTAATTGCTGTCTGCACaaatgatgatgaagaggatgTGGGtaaaaaagatgacaaaaataacaatgaagaATATAGTAATAGTCCACCTGTTATGTCCACAAACATTGAAGGTTTAGTTGCTTCACTTACAAATAATGATGAAGTCAATGATGACAAGAGTGGATATAATTTACAAGTCAACATTAACGGCTATGAAGAATATTTTAGGAGTTTACCTGCTGCTTCTGCAAATGGTGACAGCTCAGTTGCTATGTGTGTGCAAAACGGTAAAAGCATAGATAATGGttatgataaaaatgacaatgacgatgaaaatgaaaatgctactGCCTCCATCACTACTGATGACTTTGGTGGTGCTGaaaaagatttaatatttagagATGAAGAGCAGCACATGACAGACTCCAGCTCCGAACAAGAACTGATAAATCAAGAGttagaggaggaggatgaagaagacGACGATGATGAATATGACGTAAGTAGAAGTTTTGAAGATTCTGAAGATGAGGATTGCAGCACGTATCCCAAAAAACTATACTCTGATCCAGCTTACCCTGGAGTGGTGTTCCAGTCTCTCGAGAACATGATGTTGTGTTCAGTCCTCACTGACCTGACCCTCTTCACAGAGGATGGATACCAATTCCAGGTTCATTCCTTTGTCTTGGCGGCGGTCAGTTATCTTATTCAGACGAGACTCAGGCAAAAGCCCACACATGAGCAACACATCTCATTGCAAATGGGACCCGAGGTTCAAGGTACAGGTTTGGCAGCAGTGGTGAAATTTGCCTACACGGGAAACATTGGCATTCTGAACAAAGGCAATATAGAATGGATCTGGTCTGCGGCTGTTAGCCTGGAAGCTCCGAGAATTCTAGAGCTCTGCAAagggaagaagagagagaggaggacgAGGCAAGAGGAAAGAAGGTGGACAGAAAAGAGATTTCCGCCGAAGAATATATGAAAATTAGTCTAGAGCAAATCAGACAGATGTGGGCACAGAGAATAGGATGTGATGTGGAACTTGAAGCAGAAGGAAGAGTGTTTCATGGTAAGAGACTTGGAAATATGGTAAAGTTTCCTATAAGCATGAAGCTAAATGCTACCTCTGTATTTTATTCTTTCCCACTTCTCTAGCTTTAGTATTAATGTCATGCCCTCagcatttatgtatgtattttatatatgttcataAAGCTCACCGGCCGCTCCTGGTTGCCAGCAGCGACTACTTCAGAGGCATGTTTACCAGCGGTATGAAGGAAAGCCACCAGAAATCGGTGTCTCTGTTGTTAGTTGAAGCCACCAAGTTTGAAGCCCTTCTGCACTACACCTACAGCGGGGCTCTTGCTCTCGGATGGGGCTGTGTGTTTGATCTCACCTGTACATCTCTGCAATTACAGTTCCAATCTGTCTTCTCACTATGCCTTAGCTTCCTTCACCAAGAAGTAGATGCTTACAGCTGCCTAGATGTATCATCTTTGCAGAGGCCTATGGGATGGCGGACTTGCTTGCACTGGCCGATGACTTTGTCTTGAGGCACTTTCAAGATGTGTCCATCACTCCAAAGTTCCAAGATCTTCCTGTAGAGAAACTGAAGAAGTACCTTCAAAGTGATTCTCTTTGTGTTCCCTCAGAGTTGCCTGTGTTCAAAGCGGTCATGTGTTGGATCGAAGCCTTTCCCAGAAAGCGGGTCAAACTTGCCAGGGAGCTGATGGGAACCATCCAGTTTCCCCTCATGACCTTTAAGGAGTTCAAAGAAGTTAAGTCCATAACGACTTGGCCAAGAATTGGTGCCAAAAGATTATATGATTCTCTCCTTGAGGAGTTCTGTTCCAGTTCTTCAGATGTTCAGTCTAATTTCAGGGCATATATGCCTAAAGACACCCTAGTTCTTGTTGGGGGTGAAAGTATCACTGATAATTTTGATAAACGTAGACCCTGTAGGGACATGTGGTTTAGCAATTCCTTGCAGAACCACGTTGGATTGGTGAAGAAAGTAGAGTGGAGAATGCTCGGAACTTTACCTGAGAAACCGAGATTCAGTCATGGAGTTGGGGTAATGAGGGGCAAACTTTATGTAGTCGGCGGACGGCATTATTACGGCAAAGCTGATACTATGAATTGCACCTACAGGTAAGATGTAACATGACGACTCATCTATCTGAGCTTGTCCATGTTTGCACTCTCACCCTGCTGACCCCAACTTCAATCTTTCAACTAGGTACGATCCCATCCAAAGTGTTTGGCAGAGATTGGCCGACATGCATGAAACAAGAGGCAGCTTCACTCTAGTGGTCTTGAATGGCAAAATATATGCTATTGCCGGAGAGAGAAACTCAGAGGTCAATATGGAGAGCGTGGAGGGTTACTGCCCCAACACAAATTCTTGGAGGTTAGTACAGTAAAAGTGTAGTTCAAGAAAAGCATTTGTAATTTCAGGAATAATCTAAAAGGCATGCATGATTCTAGATCAACTTCAGATGTCCTTTCTGGACCAATGTTCTAAAACCTTTGCTAGAGTAAGCaccatattttttgttaaaaagttgAGAGTTTTGTGTCACCATTAATTGTTCTGATGAGTTGTATTGTGTTAGCTCAACAACTGACAGATAAGTAATAACATTACGACCCAATTAACAGACTGTACTGTTTTGTCTATCCTTTATTACATGAAGTTGTCATAGGCATCTACCCTAAGCAAGGTCCActtacacagatacacacaggAGCATTTGGACGTCACATCTATCAGTGGATCACTAAAGTATCTGCTCATAGATGGTTTCTTTGATATAGAGTTCtcaaaaatggaaacaaatgcTTAGGGGAAATCCTAGTATCCTCacattttgtcataatttcaGTTTCAACTGGTACTGAAGTAGATATTTTTGACAACATTACTGCAAATGCACTGTGCAGGTCAAACTGTTCCTGTTGAATGATGTTGTCCACCATTTAAAggctttctttttaattctctCCAACTTCAGTTTTGTCCACCCATTAAGCCATGCTCTGTGCTGTCATGCGGCCAGTGTGTGGAAAGGCACAATCTTCCTATCGGGAGGCTTTAACAGTCAGTACCAGTGTCTATCATCTATGACCCTTTACCACCCAGAACGTGGATCCACTTCCCTGGCTGAAATGACACATGATAGAGCCCTGCACTGCATGGAGGCCCTGGGTGACCGTTTATACGTGGCTGGAGGAGTTTCATGCAAAGCTGATGGCCATCTGGTAGACCAATTAGCCTGTGAGGTCTATGACCCTGTGGCCAACTCATGGAGTGCCATTATGCCATTCCCAGTGCCTCATGTTGGGTCAGCCTCAGCAGTCTTAGAGGGGAAGGTCTACATAATAGGAGGCTACTGCCAAGAGGACTACAGTGATATCAAAACAGTGCACCGCTATGATCCTGCGACAGGACGCTGGGAGAACATGAGCTTGACACCAGGCCCGAACACATACATAGCTGCCTGTGTGCTGCCCATACCAGCGCATCTTAGACAATAAGAATGGGATATTTTGAGTAAAATACATTGTTGCATTGTACATTATCTCCATCTCATGTTAAGATAAGAAACCATATTCAAATCAGAACATGATGATGGAAAATCTGAATTTGTTTAGAAATTATTTGAAGAGGTGGTTCAaattcagttatatatatattaggataTACCATAAAGTATACTGTAATACTAATGAGCAAGAGAATGTACAGTCCACTGAAAGTCTGTAAAGATTATTGAGATTTTGACATCCCAATGCCACATATAACTAATCtttctaaatgaaaaacacattgaaatgtCACAGTTATGCATATCCAATGAAACATTCCTGGAAAGAAATGATCCATTAGTTTCCTTCAAATATCTCTCCTGTTCAATTTTGTTGATCACTTCATTggttaaatgaatattaaattcaCTGAAGCTTTAAGccaaaaattatatgtatatttgtattagaGATTGCTTCTAGAATGAAGTAAAGCAAAATGGAAAATTGTTTATTTCTACTGTTTGATTTTTACAAACTGAAGATCAAAGTAACTTTCTCTGTGTCACAAATACTCTCAACCAAGCTTCGTTTTTATTTAACCcagaatatttatttgaccagtgtatgtgtgtgtgtgcatggattTTCAAAACTGTTCTTTGATGACAAATTTGTTAGGATGCCATTATCGTTGCCATCTAGGAACATACGCAGTAAAAAAAGGAAGACCTGTagcgttatatatatataaaacaataaaggtCTATGAAAAGTTCTCATTTGGATAGCCAAGTTATGCacctgaataaaatgtaatttcataaaaGTGTAAAGGAGGACTCTTGTTTTTGTCTAAATATCTGAAATAGTgacttttaattacatttatgcatgatTAACACAACAAAGAAATACAAGCTAAGACTTTTAAACAGTTCTTTTTGACATTTCCTAAAGAATTCATACATACAAAATTATACAGAAGTAGAATCTAATGGGTAAAGCAGGTAGCCTGTGAAAGTGGAGTAGTTGTACCGTCGATCCACAAAGATCCAGGTTCTGATCCACAGATTCATGTAAACCTCCTCACCAACATCCAGCTCCATCACGGCTCCATTGGATATTTGGTCGTTGCGCTCACCAGAATTATATTCGTACGAAGACACAAATCGTGCCGTGCCTTTAAAGATGCTCAGACCCATATCTTGAGAGGAAAACGCAGCGCCTGAGTACCTGAAGTAATACACACCTTTAACAGGCGCCGTGAACACTCCTGCAAAAGATACTACGTATTAAACCATGTCACAAATCCACTGATCTAATTACGATCACAAACTCAATATGCCGAAACCTTTGACAGGGTCATATGCGTTGCCAATGTTGGTTAGGACTTTATCAAAGATGAGCTTGGTCTCCGAACTAAAAGGCCCTCGGTGTGCACTCGGAGTACTTGACATTGATGCAGTGAATGCCACTTTAGGAGTCTCTGTGAAAGGGATTATCAGTTTGATCAGTGAGTAAAACAATGCTATGTAAAATTCTGAAGTGCTGGTTAGGTAGTTCATGTGATTCAAACATGCATATAACTGTGAAACATATACCTTTAATCTGTTTCTGCAGCTCCCGAATCAAGCTTTTCTGCTCTGCGAGTTCATTTTTAGCAGTGTTCAGATCCACCGTCAGTCCTTTAATTGAGGCTTTAAGCTTCTCCAACTCAGAGTAGATATTCACCACAGGAGTCATAATATCCTCGTCCTGTGCCATGCAGGAACCTAAAACCGAGATTaagaaaagctgaaataaagcCATGCCTGTTTCTTTAGGTCTACAGTCGCTGCGCTCCTTATCTTTATAGAGCTACTCTTggttaataattacaaattcgGACTTTTTAGATCAGATTTACCGCTTATctctaaagaaaaaaacccacacaaacGCAAGTACccaaatttgaataaatgataagAAGTTTCTAGAATTGCACAAGTGAATGTGTACGATTGAGCTAGGCTACAAACTACTCAGTTCATATAAACCCTATTTAACTCATATGAAATAGACTCATTTGTGGTAAAATGTGATACAACTTTATAATCCAACATCAATGAAGACAAGTAAACAAAGTTAAACACTGATGCACAGGGCTGTTGGATAAAATCGAGGGCACCTTAAGGAAACGAATCAATCCTGGGGACTCCAAAGAGCACCATACAAATCACcacaaaaaagtgtttacttGAGAGAAGTAAAACTTAGATAATTCAGAAATTGTCATGTGTTGTGCTTGTTGGTAACAGCAATGATGCTAATAATGCTACCACTGTAATTGGCATTATATGTGCACTAGCACCAAAGTATTAAAaattgtgtgggtttttttcatGTAGTGTTTTCATACTGAAAAATCTCTTACCTTCAGTCATGATTAAGAATCAGATGTTGATCAACAGTTAAGATGTTCTTCATTGCTAATAACATCTGGAGTCCGTTCGTTGTACGTCGCTAAGTTAGCTGGATTTAATTGTTGACGATTTCACCTGATTCTGGATTGGTTGGTTCTTTGAAGCTCATTCTGGGCTTGTTAGCAACAGGTCCATTAGCCTGAACCTGCTCGGGAACCGCTTATTTCATGTAAACAGGATTCAATTTTAGCTTTATAAACagaattaatcattaaaatctGTCCCATCCACTGCTATTTATTACAAGACTGTCCTACTGCTCCAGGGacagtaatttaaaaatgtattgaaaatgaatataataatgttgTCTAATCTATTATTCTTGACAGGGCACCaacattattagatttttttaaataaataaataaaaatagagaaTTAGTGTCAACCgtgaaatatacaaaatagcCCAGTATTatataatccttttttttatttgacattttacttagttctattaaatattcaatcaaatctaaaatataattttgtttccATAATATATAACTTGTATattcattacattattatatttgcatgcatatatttgagaaaaaagcatattaaatatatatatatatatatatatatatatatatatatatatatatatatatatatatatatatatatatatatatatatattacatttaaaaatctaaataaaaatgtatatacacatgtaaatatttttaatataccgTATgggtgtgtgtatttacatatacataaatatacacagtacgcatacgtatattatgtaaacaaaaaacgtttattttggatgagagtAATCATTTTTCacgaatttaaatattttatatttaatatcaaaaaataatttgatatcACCACAACCAGCTAGAAAAAAAGACGACGAAAGGAAAAGTCAactataaacataaacataccaAAATGTAGCAATGAcaaagtaataatttaaataaataatattatggAGCATTATTTATGACAGACTTGGTGCTTCCAGAGATGGTCTCTTACAAGGCACCTCATTAGATAAGTTGTACAAATAAAGCTGACAAACGTGCTCATCTTGTTCTCATTTCCTGACGTGATCGGGCAGATGTAGGAGGCATGCACGTATGTCTGTGACGGGACCGGGCATCTTTCCCATGCTCTCCCATCTCTGAGTCACAGGGTCGTAGCGATGAGCGAGTCTGGCCTCGCTGTAGTCCTCCTGGCAATAACCGCCTAGAATATACAGCCTCTCCTCCAGGACAGCAGAGGCGGCTCCGACGTGGGGAATGGGGAGAGGAGTGAAGAGCGTCCAGGTGTCGCGGACAGGGTTGTAGATCTCGCAGACCAGCTGGTCGGTGTAGTACTTTCGGAGGTTGCGCACTCCTCCAGCTACGTAGAAGCGGTTTTTCAGGCTCTCCATGCAGTGCTGGGCCCGGTCGTGGGTCATCTCGGCCAGGTACGTGGTTCCTCTCTCTGGGTGGTAGAGGAACATGGACACCAGGCATTCGTACTTACAGTTGAAGCCTCCCGAGATGAAGATCTCGCCTCCCCAGACGGTGACGGCATGTCCGCTCAAGGCTTGGTCCAAAGGATGGCAGAAGCTGATGCATCAGACAGAAAAAGTCCATATTAAATATCCAGGTGATAGAGCATTTTTCTGATGATTCTCTGAAtagcatcatttatttacaagtaTGTTGTTGTGCTTCTAAAAGCCACTAGGTGTCAGTCAGTCctttcattctttgtatttacattttcacaatggacaggcaggcaggtaatTATTATAAAGCAATTGATTGATTAGCTTGCTCTTTTATGCTGATTTCTGTTCTCCTCTTTACCTCCAGGAATCGGTTTCTGGTGAGTATTTTTCCACGCTGTCGAGATTTGTGTTGATGTCTTTGTCTCCTCCGACAGCATACAGGCCGCCTGCGCTCACCACCAGCGTGAAGTTACTCCTCAGTTCGTGAAGGTCTGCCAGCCTTCTCCAGTGGTCTCTCTCAGGGTCGTACCTGACGATGTAGATGTGCAGGTGTTAGAGAAAATGAAACCGTGAAAACAGAAAAGtcttcatctaaaaaaaaaaaaaaaaaagtatttttattatttttatttttaatatatttttaataatcaatatttttttcaatattgtttattgacatctatttttttatgactGAAGTCAAGTATCAATACCAGAACTACCTGAGAACTACTAGAACTGTCTTTATGAAATAGTTACTTTCTCctaatgttttaatgtgtaatGTTGACTACACTAACTTTATAGTATAATTGAGAGctattaatgttaacatttgAGTTATCAAACACCAAATTCTCAATCAAATATGGATTAATCTTTAAAGCTACAAACGTTATTGATTTCATCTTTTTTCTAATTTCaacagcactaatttatttgtgcttttagcTAAATTAACAGATCTTGACCCAAAGACCCCattaaaccatttatttgatttaacacaaacataactaaataaatgtattttttttgttcttataataaaatatataacttaaACCATGTagacacacacgtatatacatgcatacatatatatgctaaTTATATACAACTAATTTATGTATGAGCACATGTCAATAGACATGGACAACACGCCACAAGATGCACTTTTGATTTCTTGGCCCTCACCTGTAAACTGATTTCATGGTGTCAGTCTTTGCGTAGAAGTGGCAGCCTCCAGCGACATATAACTGACCGCCGAGGACCCCAACGCCGTGTCTGAATCTGGCCTGATCTGGCATGTCTCCCAGCAGTCTCCACTCAATCTCCTTCACGAGGCCCGTTCCGCTTCTCAGAGAGTTAGCAAACCAGAGCTGCTTGCTGGGAAGCCGATGACCCATGTCTGGATGCAGCTCATCGCCTCCGACCAGAACCAGGGCGTCTTTGGGGTGACGCACACGTTTCCTCGCCACGCAGTCAGAGATGCCGAATCCAAACTCCCTCAGCGCCGATTTGTAGAGCTCCACCTCGCCTTCTCCGCTGCATTCCATGCTCAGGTTCACGGCGCGAACCTCTCTGAATTCTCGGAAGGTCATGAATGGAAATCTCACGGCCTGCATGAGCTCTTCGGCCTTTGGGAGCCGTTCGGTGGGATCCGCCTCCACCCAAGTGACGACCGCTCGGAAAACAGCCAGCTCCGAAGGAATGGACAGGGCGTCGCATTGGAGGAACTGCAGAAGCTTCTCGGCCGGGAGGTCCTGAAACTTTGGCGTGGCTGATATTTCTTGGAAGCGTCTGAGAACAAAATCCTCAGCCATCTCCATCAAGTCAGCCATGCCGTAGGCCTCTGCGAAAGACGCCACGTCCAGGCAGTTGTGGACGTCCATTTCTTCCTCCAGGAACTGAAGGCAGAGCGAGATGGCTGGCTGAAACTGAAACTGGAGTGAGGTACAGGCGAGTTCAAACACGCAGCCCCATCCGAGCACCAGGGCGCCGCTGTAGGAGCAGTGCAGGAGGGCCTCGAGCTCAGCGGCTCCGATTAACAGCAGAGGCACAGACTCCTGCTTGCTTTCCTTCATACCGCTGGTGAACATGCCCCTGAAGTACTCGCTGCTGGCTGCCAGGAGCACCCTGTGAGCTTCACGAGGCAAAGCATTGAGTCAGCATCGCCAAAGAAcagtttttaaactttcaaatgtAACTATAGTTGTCTTTTTCTGCAGCATGAGGCCAGTGGTTTAGAAAATGGTCTCCTGTTAAATTTGAGTAATGCACGGATGGAATGGAATTAAATGTTTCTCTACctctgtttttaatgtttagaaCTCTTTTGTCCAACGGCAGCATACAAAATGGAAGGAAATAAgttgtaattttcttttcttgttcaAATTAGAATTTCCAAAACTGCActgacacaattttttttttttgatgttcacTTTTAAATCGTTGACTTGATAAATCTCAAGCCTAGCAGTGGGATGttcaaaatcacatttcaaaGGTTCAAAACATTCTGTTTTCAATAATagatgaaatgtaattaaaatgttttgcgaAAATGTTTGTGTCTCAGCCTCTGGTCTTCTTTTCATTTAACTATAAATATCTTTTTCTATTGCTTGATAAAAGTCAAGCCTAGCAATTGACAAAATGG is drawn from Puntigrus tetrazona isolate hp1 chromosome 7, ASM1883169v1, whole genome shotgun sequence and contains these coding sequences:
- the cbln11 gene encoding cerebellin 11, yielding MALFQLFLISVLGSCMAQDEDIMTPVVNIYSELEKLKASIKGLTVDLNTAKNELAEQKSLIRELQKQIKETPKVAFTASMSSTPSAHRGPFSSETKLIFDKVLTNIGNAYDPVKGVFTAPVKGVYYFRYSGAAFSSQDMGLSIFKGTARFVSSYEYNSGERNDQISNGAVMELDVGEEVYMNLWIRTWIFVDRRYNYSTFTGYLLYPLDSTSV
- the si:ch211-63p21.8 gene encoding kelch-like protein 33 is translated as MEFTRKYLPMEWEERWRREKERRKQMMEEGGEKFEEENRKLKWIVSYNDSRIGMKEEMKVNEGDNVEEDELQRYHRQSYPSEIFQTLKEMKMENVLTDLTLSTEDGLSLHIHSLVMATVSSIIQQTLEARDGDEKEISLKLSPEVKGSGLAAVVEFAYTGTITGLNKDNLMQIQTAAVSLGAPRVLEIFKEEVDGGNKEEKLRKVSVEDQMKVGMQSMQELWAKRVGCDVELVAEGVVFCAHRVLLAASSEYFRGMFTSGMKESKQESVPLLLIGAAELEALLHCSYSGALVLGWGCVFELACTSLQFQFQPAISLCLQFLEEEMDVHNCLDVASFAEAYGMADLMEMAEDFVLRRFQEISATPKFQDLPAEKLLQFLQCDALSIPSELAVFRAVVTWVEADPTERLPKAEELMQAVRFPFMTFREFREVRAVNLSMECSGEGEVELYKSALREFGFGISDCVARKRVRHPKDALVLVGGDELHPDMGHRLPSKQLWFANSLRSGTGLVKEIEWRLLGDMPDQARFRHGVGVLGGQLYVAGGCHFYAKTDTMKSVYRYDPERDHWRRLADLHELRSNFTLVVSAGGLYAVGGDKDINTNLDSVEKYSPETDSWSFCHPLDQALSGHAVTVWGGEIFISGGFNCKYECLVSMFLYHPERGTTYLAEMTHDRAQHCMESLKNRFYVAGGVRNLRKYYTDQLVCEIYNPVRDTWTLFTPLPIPHVGAASAVLEERLYILGGYCQEDYSEARLAHRYDPVTQRWESMGKMPGPVTDIRACLLHLPDHVRK